In the genome of Montipora foliosa isolate CH-2021 chromosome 3, ASM3666993v2, whole genome shotgun sequence, one region contains:
- the LOC137995916 gene encoding P2X purinoceptor 7-like, with protein sequence MSDDETSSHSSQSSLSIDDESMPENVIRPYQFEPEFSSSEENVEEGELVGERQRDDENFRVRNLDWCTCGNCQILHRNEECTCCSEFPQICNKNKEAVEMGEVAEAPVCITQHPGFQAVCLNRWVLQTAWYQYKQQYSESYEGPQHKLNRHIAYRQLVRWCWGVLGKEMRVPLPSCAVCCIRAHFPPPGLEDDFQFEGFHFPDE encoded by the exons ATGTCTGACGACGAAACCTCTTCACATTCATCTCAATCAAGTCTTTCTATTGACGATGAAAGTATGCCTGAAAACGTGATTCGGCCGTACCAGTTCGAACCAGAGTTTTCttccagcgaagaaaatgtGGAAGAAGGAGAATTAGTAGGGGAGCGTCAACGCGACGATGAAAATTTTCGTGTCAGAAATCTGGACTG GTGTACATGTGGAAATTGCCAAATACTACACAGAAATGAGGAATGTACCTGCTGTTCAGAGTTTCCTCAAATCTGCAACAAAAACAAGGAGGCAGTAGAGATGGGGGAGGTTGCTGAGGCCCCAGTTTGTATAACTCAGCATCCAGGCTTCCAAGCTGTTTGTCTCAACAGATGGGTGCTGCAGACAGCCTGGTACCAATATAAGCAGCAGTATTCTGAGTCATATGAAGGTCCCCAACATAAACTTAATAGGCACATAGCCTATCGTCAACTTGTCAGATGGTGCTGGGGTGTTCTTGGCAAGGAAATGAGAGTCCCTTTGCCATCATGTGCAGTTTGTTGCATTAGAGCACATTTCCCCCCTCCAGGACTTGAAGATGACTTCCAGTTTGAGGGTTTTCATTTTCCAGATGAATAA